Genomic DNA from Pseudomonadota bacterium:
CAGGCGTTTCGCCGCCGCGTGCGCATTCTTCAGCGTGAGCGTCTGGCAGGGACATCGTCCGGTCTATTGATGTTCGATCGCGAGGGCGGCCAGGTGATTGGCGGTCTGACAATTGCCGACATCCGGCGTGGTGTCGCGATGACCTGTTCGATCGGCTATTGGGTCGGCGAACCCTATGCCCGACAGGGATACATGAGCGAAGGCGTCGCCGTCGTTCTGGAGCACATCTTCGATACCTTGCGCCTGCACCGGGTCGAGGCAGCATGTCTGCCCGACAACGAAGCCAGTCAACGGCTGTTGCGTCGCTTGGGATTCCATGAGGAAGGCCTGGCGCGCGGTTACCTCAAGATTGATGGCCGCTGGCAGGACCATCGCCTGTTCGCCCTGTTGGAATCGGACTGGCGGCATTTCCGCCTGCAGCAACATCAGCATCGCGCCGCGGCCCTTGCCGGCGACTGATCAGCGACCCGCGACGTCAGTCAGGCAAAACGAACAGCCTAGCTTCGGCCGGTGCCGATCATGAAGGTGGCGTCGATGGTCATGACCTCAACGCCGTCCTGATTACGCATCGAGCCGCGCCAGGTCACGATGCCGCGGTCGGGTTTGCTGTTGGAGACGCGGGTCTTTTTGATCTTGATCGACGCCGACAGCCGGTCGCCCGGATGGACCGGCGCCAGCCAGCGCAGGTCATCAAGCCCGCCGGAACCCAGGCTCAAGGACCCGTTGAGCAGGTTGGTGGCAAGCAGACGCATGAAAAGGCAGGCCGTTTGCCAGCCACTGGCGATCAAGCCGCCATAGATCGATGTGGCCGCGGCACCGGGATCGGTATGAAACGGCTGTGGATCGTATCGTTCGGCGAACGCAACGATGTCGTCTTGGCTGAGCGTTACCTCGCCCAGATCAATGACGTCGCCGGCGACAAAATCGTCGAGGCAGCGAAGTGTCACAGAACGATCAGTTGGGTTTGCCGGAGATGCCCGGATCGGATGTCAGCATGCCGGGGTCGATGCCGATCTTGCCCAGCGCCTTGTTCCACTTCGCGCCCAGGTTCTGGCCGAAGATCAACTCTTCGTCAGCCTCGCAGGTCAACCAGCCATTGCCTTGGATTTCGGCATCAAGTTGGCCCGGCGCCCAGCCCGCATAGCCCAGCGCCAACAGGCTGCGTCGCGGTCCAGCGCCCTGCGCCATGGCACGCAACACATCGACCGTCGCGGTCAACGACACGCCTTCGGCGATCGGCAGCGTGCCGTCGTTGGAGTAGTCATCAGAATGCAGAACAAACCCACGACCGGTCTCAACCGGGCCGCCGAAGTGCAACCGAATGGCATCGGCCGCTGGACCCTGATCGATACCGAGTTGGGTTAAGAGATCGCCAAAACTCAAGTCATCCAGGGGTTTGTTGACCACCAACCCCATCGCACCGTCTTCGTTGTGGGCGCACATGTAGACGAGCGTGCGTGCAAAACGTTCATCGCCCATTGTCGGCATGGCGATTAAACAGTGACCTTCAAGATAGTCGGTGTTGCCGGTCATGACCTTTCAACTATTGCGCGCCCGGACCAATTGTACATCCAGATGGGAAGCCGTCGACACAGAAATTGGTCAGCCCGTTTTGAGCCGCCCTCTATCGATGCGTAGAGCAGATTGACGTTGCCGCGACGCTTCGCCAAGAAACCTGGATCTGCTCTAACATACTTGTGGGCCACCATCTGCGCGTTATATGAAGCCGTATCCTCGGTTCGAGGCAGGTTTCACGATTCCCAGGGGGAAAACCATGACGATCAAAGTAGGCGACAAGATGCCAGCGGGCACCATGCAGACAATGACGGCCGATGGCCCGCAGGCGGTCACCACCGATGAGTTGTTCGGTGGCAAGAAGGTTGCCCTGTTCTCTGTGCCCGGCGCCTTCACGCCGACCTGTTCGGCCCAACATTTGCCCAGCTTCGTCAACCACGCCGGCGACTTGAAGTCGAAGGGCGTTGATACCATCGCCTGTATGGCTGTGAACGACGCCTTTGTCATGGGTGCGTGGGGTGACGATCAGCATGCCGAGGGCAAGGTGATGATGCTGGCCGACGGCAGTGCCGACTACACGAAGGCGCTCGGTCTCGAAATCGACCTCGACGGTTACGGCATGGGGCTGCGCGGCAAGCGTTTTTCCATGGTGGTCGACGACGGTGTCGTAACGCAGTTCAACGTCGACGAAGACGGTTACGGCAGCACCAGCGCGGAGACGATGCTGGAGCAGCTCGGCTAGAGCAGTTCGCATTCTATCTGAATCGCTTGCAATCCAGATAGAAGGCGTGAATCTGCTCTAACTATGTGATCGAGAGCGGATCCTCGCGATTAGTCAGAGCCGCCGAGTGGCTCTGATTGTTCGCGATCCACTCTAGGAGCACGGCGCAACGTAAAACAAAACGGCCTCCGGTTTCGATCGGGGGCCGTTTTTGATGGAACGCCACGCCTTACCGATAAGGTTCCATGCCCTCGCGCGCCAGGGCGTCGGCGCGCTCGTTGCCGGGATCGCCGTCATGGCCTTTGACCCAATGCCAGGTCACGTTGTGACGTGCGAGCGCCGAGTCCAACCGCTGCCATAGGTCGGCGTTCTTCACCGGCTTTTTGGCCGCCGTGCGCCAGCCATTCTGTTTCCAGCGTGTGATCCATGAGGTGATACCGTCGCGCACATAGGTGCTGTCGGTAAAAAGCTCGATGGTCGACGGCCGCTTGAGCGATTCAAGCGCCTCGATCGCAGCCATCAGTTCCATGCGATTGTTGGTGGTCTCCCGCGCGCCGCCATTGATTTCCTTTTTGGCGTCGCGCCAATGCAGCAGCGCGCCCCAACCACCGGGACCGGGATTACCCGAACACGCACCGTCGGTGTAGATAACGACAGGCGTGTCCGCCATATCAGGTCAGACCGTAGGCTGTTGGACTCGTCACGCCCTGATGGAAGCGCAGCTTGCGCAGGTACTCCAGCGGGTCCTTCGGCGTGACGAGCGCGCCGTCGACCGGATGCAGCCAATCGAACAATCGGGTCAGAAGAAATCGCAGCGATGCGCCGCGCGCCAACAAGGGAAGCGCGTCCAGCTCACCGGTTTCGAATGGGCGAACCTGGCGGTATGACGCCAGCAGTTGTCGCGCTTTGGTGACGTTGAACTCGCGTTCGTTTTCGAAGCACCAGGCGTTCATGCAGATGGCCACGTCATAGACGAAGAAGTCGTTGCACGCGAAGTAGAAGTCGATCAGGCCAGTCAGCGCATCGTCTTCAAAGAACACGTTGTCGCAGAACAGGTCGGCATGAATGACGCCTGATGGCAGGTCCTCTGGCCAGGAGCTCTCCAGCGCTTCGACTTCCGAAGCTATCTCGCGCCCCAGGCCCGGCATGACTTCGTCAGCCTGCGCAAGGCATTGTTTGGCCAGGCTCTGCCATCCCGACAAGCAAAGATCGTTCGGCCGGGTCATTGAAAAGTCCTGGCCGGCCAAGTGTAACTTGGCCAGGGCGCTTCCCAGGGCCGAACAATGTTCTGGCCTGACCCTGCGCGGCGAGACACCATTCAGGAACGAGATGATCGCCGCCGGCCGTCCGTTGAGTGTGCGCAACGCCGCGCCGTCCCGGCCGTGGATCGGAGTCGGGCACGGCACGCCGCGATCGGCAAGGTGCTCCATCAGGCCAAGAAAGAACGGCAGGTCGTCCTCGCGAACGCGTTTTTCGTAGAGAGTCAGAATGAACGGCGAGCGATCGGTCAGCAGCAGGTAGTTGCTGTTCTCGACGCCTTCGGCAATACCCTTCAACGAGACGACCCGGCCGATGTCGTACTCGGTCAGAAAGGCGGCAACGTCTTCTGCCGCGACGTCGGTATAGACAGCCATGGGCGTTGATCAGGCGGTGAGCGCTTTGGGCAGTTTGAAATGAACGTCTTCGCGCGTCACCTCGACTTCCTCGATGGTCAGCTCGAAACGTCGGCGTAAATGGTCCAGGACCTCGTCGACCAGGATCTCAGGCGCCGATGCGCCAGCCGTGATGCCCAGGGTCGTGACGTCGTCAAGGGCCATGCGCGCCAGGTCGTCGGCGCGCTGAACCAGGAAGGCGTTCGATGCGCCGGCATGTGTCGCGACCTCGACCAGGCGCAGGGAGTTCGATGAATTGGTCGCGCCGATCACCAGCACTGTGTCGCAGCGCCCGGCGATCGCCTTGACCGCCTGCTGGCGGTTGGTCGTGGCATAGCAGATATCTTGTTTGCGCGGTCCCTCGATGTTGGGGAACCGCCGCTGCAGCACCTCGACAATTGCTGCTGTATCGTCGATCGAGAGAGTCGTCTGGGTGATATAGGCTAGGTCCTTGTCGTCCGCCGGTTGGATACGTTCGGCGTCCTCGACACTCTCGACCAGCAGGATCGTGCCCTCTGGCAACTGACCCATCGTACCGATCACCTCCGGATGGCCGCGATGGCCGATCAGAAGGATTTGGTAGTCCTTGGAGAAGTGACGCTCGGCCTCGATATGCACCTTGCTGACCAGTGGACAGGTTGCGTCGAGGTAATAGAGGTCGCGCTTCTTGGCTTCCTGCGGTACCGACTTGGGCACGCCGTGAGCGGAGAAGATGACCGGTCGGCTGTCATCGGGGATCTCCTCCAGTTCCTCGACGAAGATCGCGCCTTTCTTCTCAAGCCCCTCTACCACGTAGCGGTTGTGGACGATTTCGTGGCGGACGTAGACCGGGGCGCCATGCTGGGCGATCGCCTGTTCGACGATCTGGATCGCACGGTCGACGCCGGCGCAGAAACCGCGGGGCGAGGCCAGCAGCACGGTCAAACGGGGCTTTGTGGAGGCATCCAACATGGCGGCGATCCTAGATCATCAAGGCCGGCGTGGGAAACCACATAGCGAGAGCGGGTCGTGGTTAGATGGGACCGTACACCGGTCCCACCTAACCACGTGAATCCGCTCTCTATCGATGTGTAGAGCCGATTGACCCGCTTTGACGAAAGCCCGAAACGGTTTCGTCAAAGCGGGATCGGCTCTATGCCATCAAACATGCGCCCTTGCCCTTGTTCCGACCCATTCTGACCTCTAGATTGGCGCCCGGTCACGCGCCTTCAAGGCCGGCCTGCAGGACGAAAAAGAAGGGGTGGAATGATGGCGGATGCCGTCGAAATTGCGCAAAAGGAGCCTTATCAGCTCGATCTGAAGAAGGGTGAGAAGTACTTCTGGTGCTCCTGTGGGCGCAGCGCCAAGCAGCCGTTGTGCGACGGCACCCACAAAGGGACGGGCTTGACGCCCATGATGATCGTTGCCGATGAGGACAAGACGGTTTGGTTGTGTGGCTGCAAGCACACGGCCAAGTCGCCCTATTGCGACGGAACGCACAGTTCGCTTTGACCACGGTTTGTTTCTTCTGTTCGGAGCTGCAACGCGCATGCGCTTGATCCCAAGGGGTCCCTGGCTTGCCTCGATAACGATGCTCGCCCTGGGGTTGTTCGTGGCGGCCTGCCAGTCCGAGGAAGAAGTGCTGGGCACGGTCATCTGTCCGCAGGCCTATATGGTCAAGGATGCGACCCGGTCGACGGCCTATGCGCCTGGCGGTGGCCGCGATCTCATCGATATCGAGTTCAACGCGGAAATCGTCGATATCGCCTGGGACTGCCTCTATGAGACCGAACAGCGCTTCGTCGATGTCGAAGTTCAGTTTTTCGTCAGAGCGTTGCGCGGGCCGGCATCGGAGGAGCGCCAAACGACGTTCCCGTACTTCGTGGTTGTCGCCGACCCGCAAGGAGAGGTGCTTGCCAAGCAGGTCTTCGGCATCGATGTCGCTTTTCCCGGGAATGCCTTGGAAATCGGCCATATCGAGACGGTGCGCCAGCGCATTCGTTTCCCGACCCTGGCCGGTGCGGCTGACTACACGATCTTTGTCGGCTTCCAGCTCACGCCCGAGCAGCTCGAGGAGGCGCGGGCGCGGCAGTTATAGTGCCTGTGTGTAACCTCGCCATGAAGGTTGACCTTCGGCGCTAGCGTGACCATCATCCCGTGCGCTCACGAACCCGGCGGGAGAGAACGGCCCAATCGCGATTTGGCTCGGTGTAGCACTTACGCCGCTGACATCGCCACGGGGCCGCCGCCGAAGGAGCAACCCGTCCCGGAAACTCTCAGGCAAGCGGGACCGTCGGGGGATGGCGCCTCTGGAGAGAAGACCGGCCCGCTGTGGCGTGGTCTCACCGAAGGGGTAAGCCGAATCCACCGGCGATGCTCTCAGGTCCGACGACAGAGGGGGCGACTGTCAGAACGGTGATGTTCTGACGGCCAACGAGTCGCGCCGAGGGAGATGTTGAGAGTGCAGGCCAGGGACGGGTTGAAGAAGACGCCGCTCTACGATCTTCACGTCGAGCGGGGTGCGCGCATGGTGCCCTTCGCCGGTTACGATATGCCGGTCCAATATCCCACCGGTATCCTCGCCGAACATCGCCAGACCCGTGAGTCAGCAGGCTTGTTCGACGTCTCGCATATGGGGCAGGTCCGACTTTCGGCGGCAGGCGGCCGCGATGCGGCGGCCAGCGCGCTCGAAACCCTGGTGCCGGCCGCGATGACGACGCTTCAGTCCGGCCGAATGCGCTATACCCAATTTACCAACGAACAGGGCGGCATCCTGGACGACCTGATGGTGACCGCCATGGGCGACCACCTCTATCTGGTCATCAACGCCGCTTGCAAGGACGCGGACATCGCGCACCTTCAAGCGAACCTGAGCGATCGTTGCGAGATCGAGGTCCTCAGCGACCGCGCGCTCTTGGCACTGCAGGGCCCCAAGGCGGTGGCTGCGTTCGCCCGGTTGGTGCCCGACTGCGAACAGCTGAGTTTCATGCAGGCCGCGACCTGGGATCTGGACGGCGAGCGGCTGTTGGTCAGCCGCTCCGGCTATACGGGCGAGGACGGGGTCGAGGTCTCGGTACCCGGCCATGCCGCCGAGGCGCTGGCGCGTCGCCTGCTGGATATGCCGGAGGTCGAACCGATCGGACTGGGCGCGCGCGACAGTCTGAGGCTGGAGGCGGGCCTCTGCCTTTATGGCCACGACATCGACACCACGACGACACCGATCGAGGCGGGCCTGATCTGGTCGATCCAGAAGGCTCGGCGTGACGGCGGGAACTTTCCGGGTGCCGCGGTTATCCAGCGCCAAATCAAGGATGGCACGGACCGGCGTCTGGTTGGTTTGAAGCCGGAGGGTCGCGCGCCTGTGCGCGACGGCGCCGACCTGGTCGACGACGACGGCAACGTCATCGGCACGATCACCAGCGGCGGTTTCGGCGCGACCGTCGGCGGTCCCGTCGCCATGGGTTATGTACCGAGCGATCGCGCTGAACCGGGTCAGCGCTTGAGCGCCGTGGTGCGCGGCAAGACGCTGCCGATCGACGTAACGGCCATGCCGTTCGTACCGCATCGCTATCACAGAAATTGACGTGTTGAGAGTAGGGAGACAACGCTATGGCTGACAGGCTTTACACAAAAGACCACGAGTGGGTCGATATCGAAGACGGTATCGCGACCGTCGGTATCACCGACTATGCCCAGGAACAGTTGGGCGATGTCGTGTTCGTCGAACTGCCGGATGTCGGCCGCAACGTGGTCCAGCACGAGGAAGCGGCGGTTGTTGAATCCGTCAAGGCCGCCAGCGAAGTCTACGCGCCGGTCTCCGGCGAAGTCACCGAGGTCAACAGCGGCCTGGCCGATGATCCCTCGCCGGTTAACTCCGACGCCTATGGCGGCGGCTGGTTCATGCGCATCAAGATGGCCGATGAAAGCGACGTCGATGGCATGATGGACGAAGAAGCCTATGGTGAGTTTGTGGCGGAGCTCGAGTAATGCGTTACCTGCCGCTGACGGATGCCGACCGCCAGGCCATGCTGACGACCATCGGTGCCGAAAGCATCGCCGACCTCTATGTCGATGTTCCCGCCGGGGCCCGACTCGATGCCCCGATTCCCTTGCCCGATCACCAAGGAGAGCTTGAGGTCGAGCGGGCGCTTTCGGCGATGGCCGACAAGAACCTGCACAGCGCCCGCGAACCGTTCTTCCTGGGCTGCGGCGCTTACCGTCATCACATACCGGCCACTGTTGATTATCTGATTCAGCGCGGCGAGTTCATGACCTCCTATACGCCCTATCAGCCGGAGATTACCCAGGGCACGCTGCAGATGTTGTTCGAGTTCCAGACCATGGTCGCCATGCTGACCGGTATGGAGGTTGCGAACGCGTCGATGTATGACGGCGCCAGCGGTACGGCCGAGGCAGTGTTGATGGCCGACCGTGTCACGCGCCGATCCCGTGCGCTCCTGGCAGGCGGACTCCATCCGCATTACCGCCACACGGTCGAGACCTATGCCCGCTACTCCGGTTTCGAGATCGTCAGCCAGCCGCCCTCTCATGGTGGCGATGAAGACCTGACCGACCTGATTGACGAGACGATCAGTTGCGTTGTCGTGCAGAACCCGGATGTGTTCGGTCACGTGCGCGACGTCTCGGGCCTGGCCAAGGCCTGCCACGATGTTGGCGCGCTGCTTGTCGTTGTCGTCACGGAGGTCGTGTCGCTTGGTCTGGTAACACCGCCGGGTGAGATGGGCGCCGACATCGTCGTATGCGAGGGTCAGTCGCTTGGCAATCCGCTCGGATTTGGCGGGCCTTATGTCGGGCTCTTCGCTGCGCGCGCCAAGCACGTCCGGCAGATGCCCGGCAGACTCGTCGGCGAGACGAAAGACGCCGAGGGCCGGCGTGGCTGGGTGTTGACGCTCTCTACGCGGGAGCAGCACATTCGCCGCGAGAAAGCGACGAGCAACATTTGCACCAATTCGGGCTTGTGTGCTCTGGCGTTCACCATTCACCTCTCGTTGTTGGGCGAAGCCGGTCTGACGCGGTTGGCGCGTTTGAATCACGAGGCCGCGATTCGTGCCGCCGACGCGCTGGCGGCTATTGATGGTGTCGAACTGATTAACCAGACCTTCTTCAACGAGTTCACGCTCAGGCTCGACAAACCCTCTGCCGATGTCGCCGATGGATTGGCCGAACGCGGCGTGCTCGGCGGTGTCCCGTTCAGCCGGTTTCATCCCGAAGATAAGGATCGCGCCAACCTGCTGATCGTCGCGGTCACGGAGACCAATACACAGGACGGCATCGATGCCTATGCGGCCGCCCTTCGGGAGGTGCTGGCATGAGCGAACCGACAATCTCCGGTCACCGCGGCCTCGTCATGAACGAGCTTCTGTTGTTCGAGCGCGACGAGACAGGCCGCACCGGCGTTGATCTGCCGGAGCCTGAAGCAACGGCTACCCGGCTCGGCGGTCTCGACCGCAAGGGGCCGATTGGTTTGCCGGGCTTGAGCGAACCCGAGGTCATGCGGCACTTCACGCGGCTCTCGCAGAAGAACTATGCGATCGACTCCGGCCTCTACCCGCTGGGTTCGTGCACCATGAAGCACAACCCACGCCTGAACGAAAAGATGGCGCGGCTGCCGGGCTTTGCCCATGCCCATCCGCTGCAACCGGCGGCGACGGTCGAAGGCTGTTTGGAGTTGATCGCCACGCTTGCGCACTGGCTGACCACGTTGACTGGCATGCCCGGCGTCGCCATGTCACCGGCCGCCGGCGCGCACGGTGAACTGGCGGGCTTGATGACCATCAGGGCCGCGCTGGAAGATCGTGGCGATGCGCGCAAGCGCGTGCTGGTACCGGAATCGGCCCACGGCACCAACCCGGCGACCGCAGCCCACTGCAGTTACACGGTCGACGCCATCCCGGCCAACGATCGCGGCCGGCTGGACATTGGCGCGCTGAAACAGGCGCTGGGCGACGACGTGGCCGCGCTGATGCTGACCAACCCAAACACCTGCGGCCTGTTCGAGG
This window encodes:
- a CDS encoding peroxiredoxin, with translation MTIKVGDKMPAGTMQTMTADGPQAVTTDELFGGKKVALFSVPGAFTPTCSAQHLPSFVNHAGDLKSKGVDTIACMAVNDAFVMGAWGDDQHAEGKVMMLADGSADYTKALGLEIDLDGYGMGLRGKRFSMVVDDGVVTQFNVDEDGYGSTSAETMLEQLG
- the ispH gene encoding 4-hydroxy-3-methylbut-2-enyl diphosphate reductase produces the protein MLDASTKPRLTVLLASPRGFCAGVDRAIQIVEQAIAQHGAPVYVRHEIVHNRYVVEGLEKKGAIFVEELEEIPDDSRPVIFSAHGVPKSVPQEAKKRDLYYLDATCPLVSKVHIEAERHFSKDYQILLIGHRGHPEVIGTMGQLPEGTILLVESVEDAERIQPADDKDLAYITQTTLSIDDTAAIVEVLQRRFPNIEGPRKQDICYATTNRQQAVKAIAGRCDTVLVIGATNSSNSLRLVEVATHAGASNAFLVQRADDLARMALDDVTTLGITAGASAPEILVDEVLDHLRRRFELTIEEVEVTREDVHFKLPKALTA
- a CDS encoding homoserine kinase, with product MAVYTDVAAEDVAAFLTEYDIGRVVSLKGIAEGVENSNYLLLTDRSPFILTLYEKRVREDDLPFFLGLMEHLADRGVPCPTPIHGRDGAALRTLNGRPAAIISFLNGVSPRRVRPEHCSALGSALAKLHLAGQDFSMTRPNDLCLSGWQSLAKQCLAQADEVMPGLGREIASEVEALESSWPEDLPSGVIHADLFCDNVFFEDDALTGLIDFYFACNDFFVYDVAICMNAWCFENEREFNVTKARQLLASYRQVRPFETGELDALPLLARGASLRFLLTRLFDWLHPVDGALVTPKDPLEYLRKLRFHQGVTSPTAYGLT
- the gcvPB gene encoding aminomethyl-transferring glycine dehydrogenase subunit GcvPB, which codes for MSEPTISGHRGLVMNELLLFERDETGRTGVDLPEPEATATRLGGLDRKGPIGLPGLSEPEVMRHFTRLSQKNYAIDSGLYPLGSCTMKHNPRLNEKMARLPGFAHAHPLQPAATVEGCLELIATLAHWLTTLTGMPGVAMSPAAGAHGELAGLMTIRAALEDRGDARKRVLVPESAHGTNPATAAHCSYTVDAIPANDRGRLDIGALKQALGDDVAALMLTNPNTCGLFEDEILEAAELIHGVGGFFYCDGANFNAIVGRVRPGDLGIDAMHINLHKTFSTPHGGGGPGSGPVVLADTLIPYAPLPYVVA
- a CDS encoding YqgE/AlgH family protein, which translates into the protein MTGNTDYLEGHCLIAMPTMGDERFARTLVYMCAHNEDGAMGLVVNKPLDDLSFGDLLTQLGIDQGPAADAIRLHFGGPVETGRGFVLHSDDYSNDGTLPIAEGVSLTATVDVLRAMAQGAGPRRSLLALGYAGWAPGQLDAEIQGNGWLTCEADEELIFGQNLGAKWNKALGKIGIDPGMLTSDPGISGKPN
- a CDS encoding CDGSH iron-sulfur domain-containing protein; the encoded protein is MADAVEIAQKEPYQLDLKKGEKYFWCSCGRSAKQPLCDGTHKGTGLTPMMIVADEDKTVWLCGCKHTAKSPYCDGTHSSL
- a CDS encoding GNAT family protein, whose protein sequence is MLNLLKRMPSDQPGPVLTGDRVLLRPARMEDWSSWAEVRRVSRTFLEPWEPTWASDSLTQQAFRRRVRILQRERLAGTSSGLLMFDREGGQVIGGLTIADIRRGVAMTCSIGYWVGEPYARQGYMSEGVAVVLEHIFDTLRLHRVEAACLPDNEASQRLLRRLGFHEEGLARGYLKIDGRWQDHRLFALLESDWRHFRLQQHQHRAAALAGD
- the gcvPA gene encoding aminomethyl-transferring glycine dehydrogenase subunit GcvPA, which produces MRYLPLTDADRQAMLTTIGAESIADLYVDVPAGARLDAPIPLPDHQGELEVERALSAMADKNLHSAREPFFLGCGAYRHHIPATVDYLIQRGEFMTSYTPYQPEITQGTLQMLFEFQTMVAMLTGMEVANASMYDGASGTAEAVLMADRVTRRSRALLAGGLHPHYRHTVETYARYSGFEIVSQPPSHGGDEDLTDLIDETISCVVVQNPDVFGHVRDVSGLAKACHDVGALLVVVVTEVVSLGLVTPPGEMGADIVVCEGQSLGNPLGFGGPYVGLFAARAKHVRQMPGRLVGETKDAEGRRGWVLTLSTREQHIRREKATSNICTNSGLCALAFTIHLSLLGEAGLTRLARLNHEAAIRAADALAAIDGVELINQTFFNEFTLRLDKPSADVADGLAERGVLGGVPFSRFHPEDKDRANLLIVAVTETNTQDGIDAYAAALREVLA
- the rnhA gene encoding ribonuclease HI, whose protein sequence is MADTPVVIYTDGACSGNPGPGGWGALLHWRDAKKEINGGARETTNNRMELMAAIEALESLKRPSTIELFTDSTYVRDGITSWITRWKQNGWRTAAKKPVKNADLWQRLDSALARHNVTWHWVKGHDGDPGNERADALAREGMEPYR
- the gcvH gene encoding glycine cleavage system protein GcvH, which gives rise to MADRLYTKDHEWVDIEDGIATVGITDYAQEQLGDVVFVELPDVGRNVVQHEEAAVVESVKAASEVYAPVSGEVTEVNSGLADDPSPVNSDAYGGGWFMRIKMADESDVDGMMDEEAYGEFVAELE
- the gcvT gene encoding glycine cleavage system aminomethyltransferase GcvT — its product is MQARDGLKKTPLYDLHVERGARMVPFAGYDMPVQYPTGILAEHRQTRESAGLFDVSHMGQVRLSAAGGRDAAASALETLVPAAMTTLQSGRMRYTQFTNEQGGILDDLMVTAMGDHLYLVINAACKDADIAHLQANLSDRCEIEVLSDRALLALQGPKAVAAFARLVPDCEQLSFMQAATWDLDGERLLVSRSGYTGEDGVEVSVPGHAAEALARRLLDMPEVEPIGLGARDSLRLEAGLCLYGHDIDTTTTPIEAGLIWSIQKARRDGGNFPGAAVIQRQIKDGTDRRLVGLKPEGRAPVRDGADLVDDDGNVIGTITSGGFGATVGGPVAMGYVPSDRAEPGQRLSAVVRGKTLPIDVTAMPFVPHRYHRN
- a CDS encoding MaoC family dehydratase; its protein translation is MTLRCLDDFVAGDVIDLGEVTLSQDDIVAFAERYDPQPFHTDPGAAATSIYGGLIASGWQTACLFMRLLATNLLNGSLSLGSGGLDDLRWLAPVHPGDRLSASIKIKKTRVSNSKPDRGIVTWRGSMRNQDGVEVMTIDATFMIGTGRS